Within Sorangiineae bacterium MSr11367, the genomic segment GACTCCGCCGACTCCAGCAGCGTCGCCACCGCTTGATCGACCGACCCGGCGAAGAACGTCTTCACCACGTGCGCCAGCGCGCTCTTGCGGGCATCGCTCCGCGGCACCGAGGGCGCGTAGACGTATTTCTGCCCTTCCTGCGCATGCTTGACGTGCCCGCGCTCCTCGAGCAGACGCAACAGCGCACGCACCGCAGAGTAACTCGGCGGATCGGGAAGCTCGTCGAGCACCTCCTGCGCCGTCGCCCGCCCGCGCCGGTAGATGATGTCCATGATCTCCCGCTCGCGGCGCGTGAGGCTTTTCTCCGGG encodes:
- a CDS encoding BlaI/MecI/CopY family transcriptional regulator — translated: MAKTPEKSLTRREREIMDIIYRRGRATAQEVLDELPDPPSYSAVRALLRLLEERGHVKHAQEGQKYVYAPSVPRSDARKSALAHVVKTFFAGSVDQAVATLLESAESSPTKLSRAELDRLSEIIERAKNEGR